In the genome of Candoia aspera isolate rCanAsp1 chromosome 1, rCanAsp1.hap2, whole genome shotgun sequence, one region contains:
- the LOC134503040 gene encoding olfactory receptor 5G9-like, which yields MAEENSTTRVKHFVFVSFTNKPVLKITLFFVFLISYIATLVGNIGMIALIRASPQLHTPMYFFLSNLSFIDSLFSSVVACKSLANLLEDKKSISFTGCAVQMYLVIGLASAECFLLAAMAYDRYVAICKPLLYLVLMSPRFCILLMAGSYLLGFLHSLLHTIFTFRLPFCQSEINQVYCDVTALLSLSCSDTHLNELLIFYVAGPVEATTILSVFLSYMYILANIVRISSVSGRVKAFSTCTSHLTAVTIFHGAILILHFRPKSSNGSPIQDVSDKILAIFYTMMIPLLNPLIYSLRNKEVKDALVVIQRNIWNKIIKQ from the coding sequence ATGGCAGAGGAAAACAGCACCACAAGGGTCAAGCATTTTGTATTTGTCAGTTTCACCAACAAGCCTGTCCTGAAGATCACCCTCTTTTTTGTGTTCCTGATCTCTTATATCGCTACTTTGGTGGGCAATATTGGCATGATTGCTTTAATCAGGGCCAGCCCCCAACTCCACACTCCGATGTACTTCTTTCTCAGCAACCTGTCCTTTATAGATTCATTATTCTCTTCTGTGGTTGCCTGTAAGTCTCTGGCGAATCTGCTGGAAGATAAAAAATCCATTTCCTTCACTGGATGTGCAGTGCAGATGTACTTAGTCATAGGCTTGGCGAGCGCAGAGTGCTTTCTTCTTGCTGCAATGGCCTATGACCGGTATGTGGCTATCTGCAAACCCTTGCTGTACCTGGTCCTCATGTCTCCTAGATTCTGTATTCTTCTGATGGCAGGTTCTTACCTTCTTGGCTTTCTGCATTCCCTTCTGCATACTATTTTCACCTTCAGATTGCCATTCTGTCAGTCTGAGATCAATCAGGTATATTGTGACGTCACGGCCCTTTTATCACTCTCCTGTTCTGACACTCACCTAAATGAACTCCTGATTTTTTATGTGGCTGGACCTGTAGAAGCCACGACCATTCTGAGTGTCTTTCTTTCTTACATGTATATTCTTGCCAACATTGTAAGGATCAGCTCAGTTTCAGGCAGGGTAAAAGCCTTCTCCACTTGTACTTCACACCTAACTGCAGTTACCATCTTCCATGGGGCAATCCTTATTTTACATTTCCGACCGAAGTCAAGCAATGGATCACCCATCCAAGATGTGAGTGACAAAATTCTTGCCATCTTCTACACTATGATGATTCCCTTGCTGAACCCTTtgatttacagcctgagaaacaagGAGGTGAAGGATGCTCTGGTTGTTATTCAGAGAAACATCTGGAACAAAATAATTAAGCAATGA
- the LOC134487331 gene encoding olfactory receptor 5T17-like: MMLEENTTTVVKDFIFVGLTSSPKMQIILFLIFFVIYVTTLTENLGMVALIRTSACLHTPMYFFLSSLSVLDVCFSSVFAPKMLVNFLADKNSISFIGCAAQMYFFIGLGSTECFLLAAMAYDRYVAICKPLLYPVLMSPRACILLVAGSYVLGLLHSLIHTIFTFQLSFCDSIINHFFCDITALLSLSCSDTNINELLIFYIAGLVEIITILSVAVSYTYILTSIVIRIHSASGRLKAFSTCISHLTVVTIFHGAILLLHFQPKSGNRLPHQGMSDKILAVFYTIVIPLLNPLIYSLRNKEVKDALREFWCKKFFL, from the exons atgATGCTTGAAGAAAACACCACCACAGTTGTCAAGGACTTCATATTTGTAGGATTAACAAGCAGTCCTAAAATGCAGATCATCctctttttaatattctttgtCATTTATGTAACTACTTTGACTGAAAATTTAGGAATGGTTGCTTTAATAAGGACCAGTGCCTGTCTCCATACACCTATGTATTTCTTTCTCAGCAGCTTGTCCGTTCTGGATGTATGCTTCTCTTCCGTGTTTGCTCCAAAGATGTTAGTGAACTTTTTGGCAGATAAAAACTCAATTTCCTTTATTGGGTGTGCAGCACAGATGTACTTTTTTATAGGCCTAGGGAGCACAGAATGTTTTCTCCTCGCTGCAATGGCTTATGACCGGTATGTGGCTATCTGCAAACCCTTGCTGTATCCTGTCCTCATGTCTCCTAGAGCCTGTATTCTCCTGGTGGCAGGTTCCTATGTTCTTGGGCTTCTTCATTCTCTTATACATACTATCTTTACTTTCCAACTCTCATTTTGTGATTCTATTATCAATCATTTTTTCTGTGATATTACTGCACTTTTGTCACTTTCTTGTTCAGATACCAACATCAATGAACTTCTGATCTTTTATATAGCTGGGCTTGTGGAAATAATCACCATCCTGAGTGTAGCAGTTTCTTATACATACATTCTCACCAGCATTGTAATAAGAATTCACTCTGCCTCAGGCAGGCTCAAAGCTTTCTCCACTTGCATTTCACATCTTACTGTGGTCACCATCTTCCATGGGGCAATCCTTCTTTTACATTTCCAACCAAAGTCTGGCAACAGATTGCCTCATCAAGGTATGAGTGACAAAATTCTTGCTGTTTTCTACACAATTGTTATCCCCTTGCTGAACCCTTtgatttacagcctgagaaacaagGAGGTGAAGGATGCCTTAAGAG aattctggtgTAAAAAATTTTTTCTGTGA